A window from Gossypium raimondii isolate GPD5lz chromosome 7, ASM2569854v1, whole genome shotgun sequence encodes these proteins:
- the LOC105793233 gene encoding cytoplasmic 60S subunit biogenesis factor REI1 homolog 1 — protein sequence MPGLTCNACNREFLDEAERKLHYKSDWHRYNLKRKVAGVPGVTEALFLARQAALAEEKDKQNETPMLYSCGLCDKGYRSSKAYSQHLKSRAHIAQASQHPEEEKAAIIKPFIRRAVNKPPQPRDTNDEESDDDWVEVDPDEDLASGDEMDIDNGEETGQEELDPCCCFMCDLKHDTIESCVVHMHKFHGFFIPDVEYLKNPEGLLIYLGLKVKRDFICLYCNERCHPFTSLEAVRKHMAAKGHCKVHYGDGDEDEEAELEEFYDYSSSYVDDWGKQLVAVGDKDSTVELGGGSELIITRKSDEGIMSKTLGSREYSRYYRQSPRPSPANNMAITAALASRYRSMGLATVQSKEQIVRMKVMKAMNRSGVETMRTKVGMKNNVIQNLPKNVPY from the exons atgccTGGGCTAACCTGCAACGCCTGCAACAGAGAATTCCTTGACGAGGCCGAGCGGAAGCTCCATTACAAGTCCGATTGGCACCGCTACAATCTCAAGCGCAAG GTAGCTGGGGTTCCAGGGGTGACGGAAGCTTTGTTCCTGGCAAGGCAAGCAGCACTTGCTGAAGAGAAAGATAAGCAGAATGAAACCCCCATGCTTTACAGTTGTGGTCTTTGTGACAAGGGCTATCGAAGTTCCAAGGCTTACTCTCAGCATCTTAAGTCACGTGCTCATATTGCGCAGGCTTCTCAACACCCTGAAGAGGAGAAGGCAGCCATTATCAAGCCATTTATACGTCGTGCTGTAAATAAGCCTCCACAACCAAGGGATACAAATGATGAGGAAAGTGACGATGATTGGGTGGAGGTTGATCCAGATGAGGACTTGGCATCTGGTGATGAAATGGATATTGACAATGGTGAAGAAACAGGACAAGAGGAATTAGATCCATGTTGTTGTTTTATGTGCGATCTGAAGCATGACACCATTGAAAGCTGCGTGGTTCACATGCATAAGTTTCATGGTTTCTTCATCCCTGATGTTGAGTATTTGAAGAATCCTGAAGGCTTGCTCATCTACCTTGGCCTTAAG GTTAAGAGGGATTTCATTTGTCTGTATTGTAATGAACGGTGCCACCCTTTTACTAGTTTGGAAGCTGTTCGGAAACATATGGCAGCCAAAGGTCACTGTAAAGTGCATTACGGTGATGGTGATGAAGATGAGGAAGCTGAGTTGGAGGAATTCTACGACTATAGCAGCAG CTATGTGGATGATTGGGGGAAGCAGTTGGTTGCAGTTGGTGATAAGGACAGCACTGTAGAACTTGGTGGTGGCTCGGAGCTTATTATAACCAGAAAATCTGATGAGGGAATTATGTCAAAAACACTTGGTTCTAGAGAATATTCGCGCTACTATCGCCAGAGTCCTCGCCCATCTCCTGCAAATAACATGGCAATTACTGCTGCCTTAGCCTCAAG GTACAGGAGTATGGGCTTAGCAACTGTGCAGTCAAAGGAACAAATTGTGAGGATGAAGGTGATGAAAGCAATGAATAGATCAGGAGTGGAGACAATGCGGACAAAAGTTGGCATGAAGAATAATGTCATTCAAAACTTGCCTAAGAATGTCCCATATTAG
- the LOC105793988 gene encoding uncharacterized protein LOC105793988 isoform X2, whose amino-acid sequence MEQFHERGHQRKTSSYMEDVQLNTNWDDVICPICLDFPHNGVLLQCSSYDKGCRPFVCDTDHMHSNCLDRFKNAHGMSSLLTSDTSSIANIQLEVSEDNCRPTCPLCRGQVTGWVIVDKARLLLDEKKRCCEEEQCTFAGTYLELHKHAQIEHPHARPSRIDPARQLDWENFQQSSEMVDVLSTIHSEVPRGVVLGDYVIEYGEDDSGDELEDFPGDEGNWWTSCILYQMFDNFRNSRNRRRSRGSDTRRRIRRSSYASSTSDEGSVHSVEFAEYRVDETDDEFVSTSGSSRGSTSYQSRIPRK is encoded by the exons ATGGAACAATTTCATGAAAGAGGGCACCAACGCAAAACATCGTCTTATATGGAGGATGTTCAGTTGAATACAAATTGGGACGATGTGATTTGTCCTATATGTTTGGATTTCCCCCACAATGGGGTACTCCTTCAATGCTCTTCTTATGACAAAGGCTGCCGCCCTTTTGTTTGTGACACGGATCACATGCATTCAAATTGTTTGGACCGATTCAAAAATGCACATGGAATGTCGTCCCTTTTGACGTCTGATACATCTTCTATAGCTAACATTCAGCTAGAAGTATCTGAAGACAACTGTAGGCCAACTTGTCCCCTATGTAGAGGGCAAGTCACTGGATGGGTTATTGTCGATAAGGCTCGTTTACTTCTAGATGAGAAGAAGCGTTGTTGTGAGGAGGAACAGTGCACATTTGCAGGAACCTACTTGGAATTACATAAGCATGCTCAGATAGAGCATCCTCATGCACGCCCTTCAAGAATTGATCCTGCTCGGCAGCTTGATTGGGAAAATTTTCAGCAGTCCTCTGAGATGGTAGATGTTTTGAGCACTATACATTCAGAAGTCCCACGTGGGGTGGTTCTTGGAGACTATGTAATTGAATATGGTGAAGATGATTCTGGAGATGAATTGGAGGACTTCCCTGGTGATGAGGGCAACTGGTGGACCTCTTGCATTTTATATCAGATGTTTGATAATTTCAGGAACTCTAGAAATAGAAGGAGATCAAGAGGCAGTGATACTCGAAGGAGAATTCGCCGCTCTAGTTATGCTTCATCAACTTCTGATGAGGGTTCAGTGCATTCTGTAGAATTTGCAGAATATAGAGTAGATGAGACTGATGATGAGTTTGTGAGCACAAGTGGCTCCTCAAGAGGTAGCACCAGCTATCAAAG CCGCATACCCAGGAAGTGA
- the LOC105793988 gene encoding uncharacterized protein LOC105793988 isoform X1, with protein MEQFHERGHQRKTSSYMEDVQLNTNWDDVICPICLDFPHNGVLLQCSSYDKGCRPFVCDTDHMHSNCLDRFKNAHGMSSLLTSDTSSIANIQLEVSEDNCRPTCPLCRGQVTGWVIVDKARLLLDEKKRCCEEEQCTFAGTYLELHKHAQIEHPHARPSRIDPARQLDWENFQQSSEMVDVLSTIHSEVPRGVVLGDYVIEYGEDDSGDELEDFPGDEGNWWTSCILYQMFDNFRNSRNRRRSRGSDTRRRIRRSSYASSTSDEGSVHSVEFAEYRVDETDDEFVSTSGSSRGSTSYQSSQRRRSRFYDN; from the exons ATGGAACAATTTCATGAAAGAGGGCACCAACGCAAAACATCGTCTTATATGGAGGATGTTCAGTTGAATACAAATTGGGACGATGTGATTTGTCCTATATGTTTGGATTTCCCCCACAATGGGGTACTCCTTCAATGCTCTTCTTATGACAAAGGCTGCCGCCCTTTTGTTTGTGACACGGATCACATGCATTCAAATTGTTTGGACCGATTCAAAAATGCACATGGAATGTCGTCCCTTTTGACGTCTGATACATCTTCTATAGCTAACATTCAGCTAGAAGTATCTGAAGACAACTGTAGGCCAACTTGTCCCCTATGTAGAGGGCAAGTCACTGGATGGGTTATTGTCGATAAGGCTCGTTTACTTCTAGATGAGAAGAAGCGTTGTTGTGAGGAGGAACAGTGCACATTTGCAGGAACCTACTTGGAATTACATAAGCATGCTCAGATAGAGCATCCTCATGCACGCCCTTCAAGAATTGATCCTGCTCGGCAGCTTGATTGGGAAAATTTTCAGCAGTCCTCTGAGATGGTAGATGTTTTGAGCACTATACATTCAGAAGTCCCACGTGGGGTGGTTCTTGGAGACTATGTAATTGAATATGGTGAAGATGATTCTGGAGATGAATTGGAGGACTTCCCTGGTGATGAGGGCAACTGGTGGACCTCTTGCATTTTATATCAGATGTTTGATAATTTCAGGAACTCTAGAAATAGAAGGAGATCAAGAGGCAGTGATACTCGAAGGAGAATTCGCCGCTCTAGTTATGCTTCATCAACTTCTGATGAGGGTTCAGTGCATTCTGTAGAATTTGCAGAATATAGAGTAGATGAGACTGATGATGAGTTTGTGAGCACAAGTGGCTCCTCAAGAGGTAGCACCAGCTATCAAAG TTCTCAAAGACGCCGATCCCGCTTTTATGATAATTAG
- the LOC105792546 gene encoding aspartate--tRNA ligase 2, cytoplasmic, producing MSSESEEQQLSKKAAKKEAAKLEKMRRRQEAAALASAASSLSVEEEDSYSSNYGDVTLPELKSCSKPDAGNWSIAISSMDWTRVGALTEELKEKEVLIRGRVHTTRPVSKNMAFVVVRERGFTVQCLVATHEAGVSRQMVKFVAALNRESIIDAIGMVSVPGNPIKGTTQQVEIHVRKLYCVNKAMPTLPINVEDAARSDAEIEAALQAGDKLPRVNQDTRLNFRVLDIRTPANQGIFRIQCQVGTIFRQFLLSEGFVEIHTPKLIAGSSEGGSAVFKLDYKGQPACLAQSPQLHKQMAICGDFGRVFEVGPVFRAEDSYTHRHLCEFTGLDVEMEIKKHYSEVMDIVDRLFVTMFDSLNEKCRMELEAVGKQYPFEPLKYKPKTLRLTFEEGVQMLKDAGVEVDPLGDLNTEAERKLGQLVLEKYDTEFYILHRYPLAVRPFYTMPCYDNALYSNSFDVFIRGEEIISGAQRVHVPEFLAERAQACGIDVNTISTYVDSFRYGVPPHGGFGVGLERVVMLFCALGNIRKTSLYPRDPQRIAP from the exons ATGTCATCCGAATCGGAAGAGCAGCAGCTGAGCAAGAAAGCCGCCAAAAAAGAAGCTGCCAAGCTGGAGAAGATGCGCCGCCGCCAGGAAGCCGCTGCCTTGGCCTCAGCGGCTTCTTCTCTCTCCGTCGAGGAGGAGGACTCCTATTCCTCCAACTACGGTGACGTCACCCTCCCGGAGCTCAAATCTTGCTCCAAACCAGATGCTGGCAATTGGAGCATAGCAATTTCTTCCATGGACTGGACTCGCGTCGGAGCCCTTACCGAGGAGCTGAAGGAGAAGGAGGTGCTTATAAGGGGACGAGTCCACACAACGCGACCAGTGTCGAAGAATATGGCGTTCGTGGTGGTGAGGGAGAGGGGATTTACTGTGCAGTGCTTGGTTGCTACGCATGAAGCGGGAGTGAGTCGTCAGATGGTGAAGTTTGTAGCTGCACTCAATCGAGAATCCATCATTGATGCAATCGGTATGGTATCTGTCCCTGGGAATCCCATCAAGGGAACCACCCAGCAGGTCGAGATTCATGTTAGAAAATTGTATTGTGTGAATAAAGCTATGCCTACCTTACCCATTAACGTTGAGGATGCTGCTCGAAGTGATGCTGAAATTGAAGCTGCTTTGCAA GCTGGAGATAAGCTTCCTCGTGTCAATCAAGATACACGCTTGAACTTTAGGGTTCTTGATATTAGGACCCCAGCTAATCAAGGAATTTTCCGCATCCAGTGCCAAGTTGGAACT ATATTTAGGCAATTCTTGCTGTCTGAGGGTTTTGTTGAAATCCACACCCCTAAGCTGATAGCTGGCTCTAGTGAAGGTGGTTCTGCTGTTTTTAAGCTAGACTACAAAGGGCAACCTGCGTGTCTGGCACAGTCCCCTCAACTTCACAAGCAGATGGCGATATGTGGGGACTTTGGACGGGTTTTCGAGGTTGGCCCAGTTTTTAGAGCTGAGGATTCCTACACTCATAGGCATTTGTGTGAATTTACAGGTCTTGATGTTGAAATGGAGATCAAGAAGCATTACTCTGAG GTGATGGACATTGTGGACCGATTATTTGTGACCATGTTTGATAGTTTGAATGAGAAGTGTCGGATGGAACTTGAAGCTGTAGGGAAGCAGTATCCCTTTGAACCTCTGAAG TACAAGCCGAAGACCCTGCGACTTACATTTGAAGAAGGAGTTCAGATGCTTAAG GATGCTGGTGTGGAAGTTGACCCTCTTGGGGACCTTAATACAGAAGCAGAGAGAAAATTGGGCCAGCTTGTTTTGGAGAA GTATGACACTGAATTTTATATTCTGCATCGCTATCCTTTGGCTGTGAGGCCATTCTACACCATGCCTTGCTATGATAATGCCCTTTACAGTAATTCATTTGATGTCTTCATACGAG GTGAGGAGATAATTTCTGGAGCTCAGCGTGTCCATGTACCAGAATTTTTGGCAGAACGTGCACAGGCATGTGGAATTGATGTCAATACAATCTCAACCTATGTTGATTCTTTCAG ATATGGTGTACCACCACACGGTGGGTTTGGAGTGGGATTGGAGCGTGTGGTGATGCTCTTCTGTGCTCTGGGTAACATTCGTAAAACTTCACTTTACCCTCGTGACCCTCAAAGAATTGCTCCATGA
- the LOC105791301 gene encoding serine/threonine-protein kinase STY13 — protein MVEGPKFTGLMGGTNNNDNNYYDFTQGFYQKLGEGTNMSIDSLQTSNAGGSVSMSVENSSVGSNDSLTHILSHPGLKPVKRSNYSVSVGQSVFRPGKVGHALNDDALAQALMDGRYQTEVLQNYDEWAIDLRKLNMGTAFAQGAFGKLYRGTYNGEDVAIKILERPENSPEKAQVMEQQFQQELMMLATLKHPNIVRFIGACRKPMVWCIVTEYAKGGSVRQFLTRRQNRAVPLKLAVKQALDVARGMAYVHGLGFIHRDLKSDNLLIAADKSIKIADFGVARIEVQTEGMTPETGTYRWMAPEMIQHRPYTQKVDVYSFGIVLWELITGMLPFQNMTAVQAAFAVVNKGVRPVIPNDCLPVLSEIMIRCWDTNPEVRPPFTEIVKMLENAETEILTTVRKARFRCCMTQPMTID, from the exons ATGGTCGAGGGGCCTAAATTTACAGGACTTATGGGAGGAACCAACAATAATGACAACAATTACTATGATTTTACTCAAGGGTTCTATCAAAAACTTGGTGAAGGCACAAACATGTCTATTGACAGTTTACAGACTAGTAATGCTGGTGGATCTGTGTCCATGTCAGTTGAAAACAGTAGTGTGGGTTCTAATGATTCTCTGACCCACATTTTAAGCCACCCTGGTTTAAAACCTGTGAAACGTAGCAATTACTCTGTCTCTGTGGGGCAGAGTGTGTTTCGTCCTGGTAAGGTTGGCCATGCACTTAATGATGATGCATTAGCACAAGCATTGATGGATGGCAGGTATCAGACTGAGGTATTACAGAATTATGATGAGTGGGCTATTGATTTAAGAAAGCTTAATATGGGTACAGCTTTTGCTCAAGGTGCTTTTGGGAAGTTATACAGAGGTACATATAATGGTGAGGATGTTGCGATTAAGATATTGGAAAGGCCAGAAAATAGCCCTGAGAAGGCACAAGTTATGGAACAGCAGTTTCAGCAGGAACTTATGATGCTTGCAACACTAAAGCATCCTAATATTGTGCGATTTATTGGGGCTTGTCGTAAGCCAATGGTTTGGTGTATTGTCACGGAGTATGCTAAGGGAGGCTCAGTTCGACAGTTTCTAACAAGGAGGCAGAACCGTGCTGTGCCATTGAAGTTGGCCGTCAAGCAGGCATTGGATGTTGCTAGAGGGATGGCCTATGTGCATGGACTTGGGTTTATTCACCGGGATTTGAAGTCAGATAACCTTCTGATTGCTGCTGATAAATCAATAAAGATTGCAGATTTTGGTGTCGCACGTATTGAGGTGCAGACTGAAGGCATGACACCAGAGACAGGGACGTATCGTTGGATGGCGCC AGAGATGATACAACATAGGCCCTACACACAAAAAGTAGACGTGTATAGTTTTGGAATTGTCCTTTGGGAGCTCATAACTGGCATGCTTCCTTTCCAGAACATGACTGCAGTGCAGGCGGCATTTGCTGTGGTGAACAAGGGTGTAAGACCGGTCATTCCAAATGATTGTCTCCCTGTGCTGAGTGAGATCATGATCCGTTGCTGGGACACTAACCCAGAAGTTCGTCCTCCCTTCACTGAGATTGTAAAGATGCTTGAGAATGCGGAAACTGAGATACTGACAACTGTTCGGAAGGCTCGGTTTAGGTGTTGCATGACTCAACCAATGACAATCGACTGA